Part of the Paenarthrobacter sp. JL.01a genome is shown below.
CCGGCGGGGAAGGCTTCTGCCCAAAGGGCCGACAGGGCATCGGCGGTTTCGGCCGGATGGTGTTCGCGAAGGACCTCGGTGATGCCCTCGCTCCAGGACCTCGAAGCCCGCATCAACCGGTGCTCAAGCTCCTGTGCATTGACCTCGGCGAGTTCTGCGGTGCGCGGAAGCCTGATCCGGAAGAAGACACGGGCAAGGGCGGATTCTGTTATCCGGGCCTCGTAGTCGATGGTCTCGGCCTGGAACGTCTCGCGAAGTTCCTGCTCGATCCTGAGCCGGACGCTGGTGGTGTAGCGGTCGCGGGGCAGGTAGACGACAGCGGACATGAAACGGCCGTAGATGTCCGGCCGCAGGAACAGCTTTGTCCTGCGGCGCTCCTGCAGGCGTTGGATTCCCATGGCCGTCGCGGCCAGGTCCGGTACCTCGATTTGGAACAGTTCATCCCTGGGGTAGGTCTCGAGGATGCCGAGGAGGTCCTTGCCCGAGTGCGAATCAATCGGGAACCCCGCGTTGCGCAGTACTGCATCCACCTTGTCCCGAACAATGGGGATGCTGCGGACAGAGCCGGTGTAGGCGCTCGTAGCAAACAACCCGATGAAACGGCGTTCACCGTTGACGTTGCCTTGGGCGTCGAAGCTCTTGACGCCAATGTAGTCAAGGTATGCAGGCCGGTGGACTGTCGAGCGGGAATTGGCCTTGGTGATTACCAAGGCGCGCTTCTCCCGGGCCTTCTTGCGGCCGGCGTCTGTCAGGTGTTGGACCTGACGGTTGCCCTCTCCGGCGCGCAGGAGCCCCAGACCGCTGTCCTCACGAAGCTGGAGTACGTCCTCGCCGTCTTCATTCACGAGGTCGTATTCGCGGTACCCCAGGAAAGTGAAGTTACCGTTGTCCAGCCATCGGAGAAGGTCCTGGGCCTGGCGCAGTTCAGCAATTTGTTCCGGGTGGGAGACTCCCCCCAGTGCTTCGGCCAGCTCCAGCGCCTTGCTGCGCATTTTCGGCCAGTCCTCGACGGCGGCCCGCACGTCTCCTAGGACGCGGTGCAGTCCTTCGATCAACTGTTCACGCGTCTCATCACTGACGCGGTCGATTTCGACCGCAATCCAAGACTCCATATGGGATGCGTTGTCCCCATCGCCAAGAAGATGGGCGATGCTGGGCAGGGCAGCGGTGTCACCACTGGAAATTCCCACAGTGGAAGGAACGCGCGAAACGCTGCTCATCTCACCGGTGACCCGGTCCCGGGTGACGACGAACAAGGGGTGCATGACCATGCGGATGGCGCAATTCTGGCGCACGAGCTCCGCGTTGACCGAGTCAACCAGGAAAGGCATGTCGTCGGTAACAATGTAAACAACGTTCCGGTCAGACTCGCTGCCGATCTCAACCACGGCATTGCCGGGTCGTCGGGACTGCGCAACGGCCTTGTGCTTGGTGGCCCTGGATATCAGCAGTTCCGGGGAGTAGGCCCCGGCGTCCTCCTCTGCGAGGTGCTCGTAGTAGTCACCGAAGAACCCTTCACGGACAACTGCTGCATCGGACCGATCCTCCACGCTGGATCCTGACGACATCGACAAACGCCTCCATCACAAGTTGATTGCTGCGACTCTGCAGCCCACATGCCGAGCCTAGCGCTTAAGGCGACGAAGAGCTCTGGTACTTCGTCCAAAGGATCGGCGTTTTTGATGGACAGCAGCACATACGAGTCCGGCGATAGCATGTCGGATGTCCGATTCGGGCGCTGTTTCCAGGAGGACGGAGCCTGAAAGCAACGCAGCATCGCAAGCTTCCGGATCCGACGGAATGTACGCCTCGATGCTGATGCCCGGGCCGTACCGGTTCCACGCATCGTCCAGTTGTTGCTCCGGGGCGTACCCAACGGCTGAGCGTTTGACCTTGTTGAGCACCACCCGCGGCGATGCTTGCGGAACAGCCACTTCGAGTTCAGCCAGGCCCCGCACAAGTCGGGGCACCCCGATGGCGTCCGCGGATCCCACAGCGAACACGACGTCCGCCAACTCAAGGCTGCGGAGGGTGGATGCATTGCGCCGGGGAGCCAATGTGTCAAAGCTCAGCTCTTCGTCAGCTTCGAGGCAGAAGCCGGCGTCAACCACCACGATGTCCGCCAGTTGCCTGGCTCTTTCCAGTACAAGGGTGAGAGCCGCGGCCCGCAGTTCGGTCCAACGATCGGCCCGCGTGGTACCGGTCAATACGCGGAAGGAGCCCGCCTTCGTGTAAACCTCACTCGCCGTGGTCGTTAAAGCTTCAAGGTCGAGGAGTCCTTGGTCGGCAAGCCTGCATGCTTGCGCCAACCCGGCCGACTCATCCAGAAGGCCCAGCATCGCCGACACACTCGCACCGTAGCTGTCAGCATCAACCAATATGACCGACTGGCCATCGGCGGCAAGCTCCGCTGCCATGTTCACGGCAAGCAGCGTCCGGCCAGGGGCACCCGCGGGTCCCCACACAGCAAAAATCCGCCCTGAACCATCCGGCTCTTCCGGGACCTCCGTCGCCTGCGGCAGCAAGGCAGAACCTCCGCCGGGATCGGCAAAACCTGTGCTGCGTGGACTCTCAGCCTGGCCATACCTGCTGGCGCGTTCCACCGCCTGGGAAATCTCGGCCGCGAGTACCACCGGTTTAATATCCGCAGCGGCAGCGACTACTCCTATGGAGCGGAGCCGCTTCGTCTCGTCCGGGTTGTCCGTCAAGGCAACAACGCAGACGCCCACGGCCCCCAGCCTGTCCACAAGCGTAGTTGTAAGTTCTTCCGATCCGTCACCGACGACGGCTGCGAGCGCCAGGCCACTCTGGCAGGCAGCCAGCAGCTCGGTGAGTTCGGCACAACGGCGAACAACGGTTACCGGGCCGTGCAGGCGCTCCAAGCCATCAACCACGGCTTCGTGGGTGGCGCCGACCGTTACGACCGGGATGCTCATGAGGCGAGGCCCGCCGGGTTCCAGACCACCGAAACTTTGGCCTTGTTGGCTTGGGCAGCGAGCAGTTTCGGCATTTGGGCATCCGTGACAAGCACAAGCACCGTTGTGGTTTTTGATGCTCCGAGAGTGGTGGAGCCGTGGGTGATCCCGGCAATTTCGGCTCCGGGTAGCAGCAACTGCGGATTGTCGTAGGCCGTTCCCGTTCCCGGCATGGCAACCCAGACATCCACACGGGCACCGGGAACAGCCTGGGCCGGCAGCTCCTCCTCCATGGAGATGGCCACGGGTTTCCTGTTCAAAGCATCGGCAGTGCCGAGGCTTTCACGAGGCAAGAGTTGGTTCCTGGCCACGCGTTGCAGCGCGACTTTTCCCGCGGACAGACCATCCTCAACAGTTACGTAGCCTGCCTCAACTTCATCCAACCGCACTTTGACGATGGAAAGGTCTTCAGCCGTTACCTGTTGGCCCACAGCGATGTCTTCCCTCGCGGCATACACCTGGGTCGTCTTGTCGGCATTTCCAACGAGTGCGACCACTCCGGCCACAGACAGGAAAACCAAGAGGATGCCTACCAGCAGCCGGGGATCCCTCCACGATGGCTTGCTGATTCGTGCGGCGGCAGGACTTGCGCTCGGACCCATGTATTCGACTCCCCGGGTTGGCTAGAGGCATGGTCGGCGGACCTGCCTCCTCATTCTTACCGGCGGGCCAACGCCAACCAAAGCGTTCGGCTGCAAAGAGGGCGAAACTGTGGATAACTACACCAAACGCCTACAGGAGTGGCAATATGGAGCCATGCCCCGATTCCTGACATTGGCCGATGTCGCCGAACAACTCCAGATCAACTCCCCGCAGGCGTATGCCCTGGTCCGCAGTGGCGAACTCAAGGCAATCCAGGTGGGCGGCCGTGGGCAGTGGCGTATCGAGGAAACGATGCTTGAGCAGTACATTCAGGACCGGTACGCAGAAGCCAGCCGAATGATTGAAGAGTCCAAGTCCAAGTCACGCTGACGGGGCAGCGCCGCACCTAAAACTCCGGGGCACTGGCTGAACTGACGGCCACAAGCGCTCCGAAGGGGATCGTCACAACACCGACGACATTTCCCACCCGTCGCACTTCACCCTCCTGCACCACAGCGAGATCGAAGTGGTCCCGACCTACGCGGTCGATGACTCCCCTTGTTTCAAGATTTTGCTGCCCCCACGCCCCCACATGGACGACCACCGTTGCGCGGTCCCTGGACAGTGCCCTTAAGGCCGCAGCAAAGCCCAACGGTTTCACAAGCCGCGGAGCAGCCTTCATTGCCAGCCGTCCCACTCCTTGATAGGTGAGTACCGAGGGGAAGGGAACCAGCCACTGCCGGACGCCTTCGTCCAGGACGAACCACTCGTTTCCCAAATGACTGATGCTTCCCAGGAGTGCGGATCCCCCGGACAGGACAACTTTGACCCGGCCAGCACCGACAGCACGCAACCGATCGAGGAGCTCAATGCCTGCCAGCTCTACTCTGGCCCGCTCGGTGATCTCCGTTTCCTTCTCCAAGGAACGTTCTGCCGAAAATTGTGCTTCCAAATCGTTGAAGAGAGAGTCCCATCTCATGGGGTCAGACTAGGCTGCATAACGGAGCCAAGACCAATTCCGTCCTGCGACCTGTCCCGCGATTGGACAGGCGGGTAAAAGTGTGTTGAGAATGTACTCCAAGGTTGATCAAACTGCATCAAACTGCATCAAATGAAGCTTGGGGGCTTTGAATGGCACGATCCTTGCGCAGGGACACCGGACTGGCTGTGATGATTCTGGGGCTTGGACTTCTCCTTGCCCTGATAGGCAACACCCTTGTCATCCAGTGGGAGAACGCCCAGCGGCACAACCAGAATTTCTCGTTCGACCTGCTGGCCGGATTTTGTGCCAGTGCCACTGGAACCGCGATAGTCGCCTGGTGGGCTTTTTCCCTGGCGGTGGCATTCGTGGCAGCGTTCCTGCACAAGACGGGGGCCGGCAAGAGAGCCGATACCGTCTCGAAATTCAGCCCCGCCTTCATGGTCAGGCTCGCTGCAGCCGTCCTCGGGATCAATCTTCTCGGCGTTGGTCTCGCGTACGCAGACGCCGCTCCGAACCCGCAGTGGCTTCCGACTTCGACCCATAGCAGCACACCCCCCGGGGCCATGAACCAGGTCTCCGTCGATGGAGCGGGCTCCCCGCTGCCCACAGCCGACGGCGAGGGCCCGGCGGAGAACGGCCCGGCGAAGAACGTGCCCGATCCAAGCTGGCAGCCCAAGCCGCCAGTGGTTGTTCCCGGCTTGCTCAGCCGGGCTGGCTCCAGGGAAGCCCCACCAGCGGGCAGGTCCAGCGTCGAGGTGAAAGCCGGCGACACGCTGTGGTCAATTGCCGCGGCGAGGCTTGCACCTTTTTCGACTGATGTGGATGTAGCCATTGCCTGGCCAAAGTGGTACGCCGCCAACCGCTCGATCATTGGGGCCGATCCGTCCGTGCTCATCCCGGGGCAGATCCTTCAACCTCCAGAGCCCGCGTAGCAGCTCCAGCCCGCCACGAACGCGTGGCTGATCCAGACTCCCTGATCCAGCAACCGTCCACTCAGGGGCGGAATCAAGCCTCAACCTCAAAACCCAGCGTCATCCCAGCAGAAGCCACCCGAGCATGAGCGTTCCCCGCGCTTTCGCTCAAGTAGTGAATGCCAGAGGTATGACCATGTCCGTCGTTGCAGCAGACCGGCCACCCATCCGCCAAAGGGTCCAACGAGCCGCCGCTTCATCCGCCGCCAAGGGTGCCGCCGATACAGACATCCGATTGGTGGCACGGAGTATTGCCCAAGCCGCTGTGGAAGTGCTTGCAGGTACCCGTCCACTCGTTCAACTATCGGGATCATTGGACCCCGACTGTTATGTGGCCCTACAGCACCGGGCTGCCCTGACACGCAAACATGCAGCGCGGAGCAAGGGGAATCCGCAGCCACACCTCAGCCCGATGGTCCGGTCGGTGCGCGCCTGTTCCATCAGCGAATCAATTTGTGAAGCAAGCATCGTTGTCGCGGAGGAAGGCCGCTGCCGGGCTGTCGCCATGCGGCTTGAACGAACAGATGGCGTGTGGCAGGTTACGGCGCTGGAGATCGGCTAGGTCCATCCTTCGACCAATGGCCTCCGCCTTCACATGCCAAAGGGGGCGATCCCTGGGAACATTGAGTCCTTTGGATCGCCCCCTTC
Proteins encoded:
- a CDS encoding CpaE family protein, which codes for MSIPVVTVGATHEAVVDGLERLHGPVTVVRRCAELTELLAACQSGLALAAVVGDGSEELTTTLVDRLGAVGVCVVALTDNPDETKRLRSIGVVAAAADIKPVVLAAEISQAVERASRYGQAESPRSTGFADPGGGSALLPQATEVPEEPDGSGRIFAVWGPAGAPGRTLLAVNMAAELAADGQSVILVDADSYGASVSAMLGLLDESAGLAQACRLADQGLLDLEALTTTASEVYTKAGSFRVLTGTTRADRWTELRAAALTLVLERARQLADIVVVDAGFCLEADEELSFDTLAPRRNASTLRSLELADVVFAVGSADAIGVPRLVRGLAELEVAVPQASPRVVLNKVKRSAVGYAPEQQLDDAWNRYGPGISIEAYIPSDPEACDAALLSGSVLLETAPESDIRHAIAGLVCAAVHQKRRSFGRSTRALRRLKR
- a CDS encoding SAF domain-containing protein, producing the protein MGPSASPAAARISKPSWRDPRLLVGILLVFLSVAGVVALVGNADKTTQVYAAREDIAVGQQVTAEDLSIVKVRLDEVEAGYVTVEDGLSAGKVALQRVARNQLLPRESLGTADALNRKPVAISMEEELPAQAVPGARVDVWVAMPGTGTAYDNPQLLLPGAEIAGITHGSTTLGASKTTTVLVLVTDAQMPKLLAAQANKAKVSVVWNPAGLAS
- a CDS encoding helix-turn-helix domain-containing protein — translated: MPRFLTLADVAEQLQINSPQAYALVRSGELKAIQVGGRGQWRIEETMLEQYIQDRYAEASRMIEESKSKSR
- a CDS encoding LysM peptidoglycan-binding domain-containing protein gives rise to the protein MARSLRRDTGLAVMILGLGLLLALIGNTLVIQWENAQRHNQNFSFDLLAGFCASATGTAIVAWWAFSLAVAFVAAFLHKTGAGKRADTVSKFSPAFMVRLAAAVLGINLLGVGLAYADAAPNPQWLPTSTHSSTPPGAMNQVSVDGAGSPLPTADGEGPAENGPAKNVPDPSWQPKPPVVVPGLLSRAGSREAPPAGRSSVEVKAGDTLWSIAAARLAPFSTDVDVAIAWPKWYAANRSIIGADPSVLIPGQILQPPEPA
- a CDS encoding Rv3235 family protein, whose translation is MSVVAADRPPIRQRVQRAAASSAAKGAADTDIRLVARSIAQAAVEVLAGTRPLVQLSGSLDPDCYVALQHRAALTRKHAARSKGNPQPHLSPMVRSVRACSISESICEASIVVAEEGRCRAVAMRLERTDGVWQVTALEIG